The proteins below are encoded in one region of Metallibacterium scheffleri:
- a CDS encoding ArsI/CadI family heavy metal resistance metalloenzyme — protein sequence MQRLHVHVNVADLEASIRYYHTLFGCAPSVREPDYAKWMLDDPRINFAISQRGHAPGLDHLGIQVEQAEELAQIGARLAAADAVALAEQGTTCCYARSDKYWSEDPQGLRWESFRSLGAATSYYAPAPAQTGDAGCGPAVTQTAAPCCVPATTQASAPCCGPAKGAGADGCCA from the coding sequence ATGCAACGCTTACACGTGCACGTCAACGTCGCTGACCTCGAGGCCAGCATCCGTTATTACCACACGCTGTTCGGCTGTGCACCCAGTGTGCGCGAACCCGATTACGCCAAGTGGATGCTGGACGATCCGCGCATCAATTTCGCCATCTCGCAGCGCGGCCACGCGCCGGGTCTCGATCACTTGGGCATCCAGGTGGAGCAGGCGGAGGAGCTCGCGCAGATCGGCGCACGTCTGGCTGCCGCCGATGCGGTGGCGCTGGCCGAGCAGGGCACGACCTGCTGCTATGCACGTTCGGACAAGTACTGGAGCGAGGATCCGCAGGGTCTGCGCTGGGAAAGCTTCCGCAGCCTGGGCGCGGCGACGTCGTATTACGCGCCCGCACCTGCCCAGACCGGCGATGCCGGTTGCGGGCCCGCGGTGACGCAGACCGCCGCGCCGTGCTGCGTTCCGGCGACGACGCAGGCCAGCGCACCCTGCTGCGGCCCGGCCAAGGGCGCGGGCGCTGACGGGTGCTGCGCATGA
- a CDS encoding arsenate reductase ArsC — protein MSGRIYNVLFLCTGNSARSILGEALLNTMGASRFHAYSAGSHPAGQVQPLARELAIEMGYDPARLRSKSWDEFAAADAPRMDFILTVCDSAAGEACPLWPGHPATAHWGVPDPAAVQGDAATRRAAFRATLLALRQRIELLIALPDEKLDALAARASLAAIAAQAGAA, from the coding sequence ATGAGCGGGCGCATCTACAACGTGCTGTTCCTGTGTACCGGCAACTCGGCGCGCAGCATCCTGGGCGAGGCGCTGCTGAACACGATGGGCGCGTCGCGATTCCATGCCTACAGCGCCGGCAGCCATCCGGCGGGGCAAGTGCAGCCGCTGGCCCGGGAACTGGCCATCGAGATGGGCTACGACCCGGCGCGGCTGCGCAGCAAGTCCTGGGACGAGTTCGCCGCGGCGGACGCGCCGCGCATGGATTTCATCCTGACCGTGTGCGACAGCGCCGCCGGCGAGGCCTGCCCGCTATGGCCAGGGCATCCGGCCACGGCACACTGGGGCGTGCCCGATCCCGCGGCGGTGCAGGGCGACGCGGCCACGCGCCGCGCCGCGTTCCGCGCGACACTGCTGGCCTTGCGCCAGCGCATCGAGCTGCTGATCGCCTTGCCGGACGAGAAACTCGATGCACTCGCGGCCCGCGCCAGTCTTGCCGCCATCGCGGCACAGGCCGGCGCAGCATGA
- a CDS encoding Hsp33 family molecular chaperone HslO: protein MPVEDSLQPFLLERAGVRGAVVRLGPAWREVAARQDYPAPLRAILGEALAASALLTAHVKLQGALSLEYKSAGALRLLFTECTDGGRVRGLARMADAAVAPVRALDLGAQPDALLAITLGSSEHGQRYQGLVGVQRASLAQNLEDYFAQSEQLPTRIVLAADRELAAGLLLQQLPGSRVDDADAWPRVGHLTATLAGAELLALPAPHLLQRLYHEEQPRLFAARALGFGCSCSRARVESMLRSLGRAEVEAALVARDGEIEVICEFCAARYTLDAVDAGRVLATAPSAPVSSTPH from the coding sequence GTGCCAGTCGAAGACAGCCTGCAACCCTTTCTGCTTGAGCGCGCCGGCGTGCGTGGCGCGGTGGTGCGGCTCGGGCCGGCGTGGCGCGAAGTGGCCGCGCGCCAGGACTATCCGGCGCCGCTGCGTGCCATTCTGGGCGAGGCGCTGGCCGCCAGCGCGCTGCTGACCGCGCACGTCAAGCTGCAGGGCGCGCTGTCGCTGGAGTACAAGAGCGCCGGAGCGCTGCGCCTGCTGTTCACCGAGTGCACCGATGGCGGACGTGTGCGTGGCCTGGCGCGGATGGCCGACGCCGCCGTGGCACCCGTGAGGGCACTGGATCTGGGTGCGCAGCCCGATGCGTTATTGGCGATCACGCTCGGCAGCAGCGAGCACGGACAGCGCTATCAGGGTCTGGTCGGCGTGCAGCGCGCGAGTCTGGCGCAAAACCTCGAGGATTACTTCGCGCAGTCCGAGCAGTTGCCCACGCGCATCGTGCTCGCAGCGGATCGTGAACTGGCCGCGGGCCTGCTGCTGCAGCAACTGCCGGGCAGCCGTGTTGACGATGCCGATGCCTGGCCGCGTGTCGGCCATCTCACCGCGACGCTTGCTGGGGCCGAGCTGCTGGCGCTGCCCGCGCCACACCTGCTGCAGCGCTTGTATCACGAAGAGCAGCCGCGCCTGTTCGCGGCGCGTGCGCTGGGTTTCGGCTGCTCGTGTTCGCGCGCGCGCGTCGAGTCCATGCTGCGCTCCCTGGGGCGCGCCGAAGTCGAGGCCGCACTGGTTGCGCGCGACGGCGAAATCGAGGTGATCTGCGAGTTCTGCGCGGCGCGCTACACGCTGGATGCGGTCGATGCCGGGCGCGTGCTGGCCACGGCGCCTAGCGCGCCGGTTTCATCCACACCACATTAG
- a CDS encoding arsenic transporter produces the protein MLSALIIFILTLVMVIWQPRGLGIGWSALGGAALALVTGVIQLSDIPVVWHIIWDATFTFVGLIIISLILDEAGFFHWAALHVARWGGGHGRLLFPLIVLLGAVISAFFANDGAALILTPIVLSMLLALGFGPAAAMAFVMACGFVADTTSLPLVISNLVNIVSAGYFQIPFDRYAAVMVPVDLVALAATLLVLYAYFRRDIPLRYDLSKLDTPASAIKDPLVFRWTFPTLAALLIAYFVTAAYAVPVSVVTGLAALLMLALAGRWWRGGQGARINVRGVIRHAPWQIVLFSLGMYLVVYGLRNAGLTAYLAQVLEAIGQHGVLAAALGTGLISAGLSAVMNNMPTVLIGALGIHHAQGLSAPVREAMIYANVIGCDLGPKFTPIGSLATLLWLHVLERKGTRITWGYYFRVGLVLTTPVLLLTLLALAARLMPG, from the coding sequence ATGCTGAGCGCACTGATCATCTTCATCCTCACCCTGGTGATGGTGATCTGGCAACCCCGGGGTCTGGGCATCGGCTGGAGCGCGCTGGGCGGCGCGGCGCTGGCGCTGGTGACGGGTGTGATCCAGCTCAGCGACATTCCGGTGGTGTGGCACATCATCTGGGACGCCACCTTCACTTTCGTCGGGCTGATCATCATCTCGCTCATTCTGGATGAAGCCGGGTTCTTTCACTGGGCCGCGCTGCACGTGGCACGCTGGGGTGGCGGGCACGGACGATTGCTGTTTCCGCTGATCGTGCTGCTGGGCGCGGTGATCTCGGCGTTCTTCGCCAACGATGGCGCGGCACTCATCCTCACCCCCATCGTGCTATCCATGCTGCTGGCGCTGGGCTTCGGGCCCGCCGCAGCAATGGCTTTTGTCATGGCCTGCGGCTTCGTGGCGGACACCACCTCCCTGCCGCTGGTGATTTCCAACCTGGTGAACATCGTCAGCGCGGGGTATTTCCAGATTCCCTTCGACCGCTATGCCGCGGTGATGGTTCCGGTCGATCTGGTGGCGCTGGCCGCCACGCTGCTGGTGCTGTATGCCTACTTCCGCCGCGACATTCCGCTGCGGTACGACCTGAGCAAACTCGACACCCCAGCCAGTGCGATCAAGGATCCGCTGGTGTTTCGCTGGACCTTTCCCACGCTGGCGGCGCTGCTCATCGCCTACTTCGTCACCGCCGCGTATGCGGTGCCGGTGTCGGTGGTGACCGGGCTGGCCGCGCTGCTGATGCTGGCGCTGGCCGGGCGCTGGTGGCGCGGCGGGCAAGGCGCGCGGATCAACGTACGCGGTGTCATCCGGCATGCGCCATGGCAGATCGTGCTGTTCTCGCTGGGCATGTACCTCGTGGTCTACGGTCTGCGCAACGCCGGACTCACGGCGTATCTGGCGCAGGTGCTGGAGGCCATCGGCCAGCATGGCGTGCTGGCTGCTGCGCTGGGTACGGGTCTCATCAGTGCCGGACTTTCGGCGGTGATGAACAACATGCCCACGGTACTGATCGGCGCACTCGGCATCCACCACGCGCAGGGTCTGAGCGCGCCGGTGCGCGAGGCCATGATTTACGCCAACGTCATCGGCTGCGATCTCGGCCCCAAGTTCACGCCGATCGGCAGTCTGGCCACGCTGCTGTGGCTGCATGTGCTGGAGCGCAAGGGCACCCGCATCACCTGGGGTTATTACTTTCGCGTCGGTCTGGTGCTGACCACGCCCGTGCTGCTGCTTACGCTGCTGGCGCTGGCGGCACGCCTGATGCCGGGCTGA
- a CDS encoding CBS domain-containing protein has protein sequence MRQVKHLLESKGSSVHAIAPEQSVLSALQRMAELRIGALLVMRGTELLGVVSERDYARKVALQGRASSDTPVREIMSTPALTISPEESVEACMRLCTDGRVRHLPVVERGAVVGVISIGDLVKAVIDDQAVEIEHLQRYIAG, from the coding sequence ATGCGTCAGGTCAAGCATCTACTCGAAAGCAAGGGCAGCAGCGTGCATGCGATCGCGCCGGAACAAAGCGTGCTTTCCGCCCTGCAGCGCATGGCTGAGCTGCGCATTGGTGCGCTGCTGGTGATGCGCGGCACCGAGCTGCTGGGCGTGGTTTCCGAACGTGATTACGCGCGCAAGGTCGCGCTGCAAGGTCGCGCGTCGAGCGACACGCCCGTGCGCGAGATCATGAGCACGCCGGCATTGACGATTTCGCCAGAAGAATCGGTCGAAGCCTGCATGCGCCTGTGCACCGACGGCCGCGTGCGCCATCTGCCCGTGGTCGAACGCGGCGCGGTGGTCGGGGTGATCTCGATCGGTGATCTGGTCAAGGCCGTGATCGACGACCAGGCCGTGGAAATCGAACACCTGCAGCGCTATATCGCGGGCTGA
- a CDS encoding ArsR/SmtB family transcription factor, whose translation MELNESIVALKALAQDTRLALYRLLVQAGPEGLPVGELAARLHVPDSTLSAHLRVLRTAGLVRDERRGRVIQCRADFARMDALLAYLTENCCAGSGACAPVPGCKTPPSPGAQAHATLTRARQRR comes from the coding sequence ATGGAATTGAATGAAAGCATCGTCGCGCTCAAGGCACTGGCCCAGGACACGCGTCTGGCGTTGTACCGCCTGCTGGTGCAGGCCGGTCCCGAGGGCTTGCCGGTGGGCGAGCTCGCTGCGCGCTTGCACGTGCCGGACTCCACGCTCAGTGCACATCTGCGTGTGCTGCGCACGGCGGGACTGGTGCGCGATGAACGACGCGGCCGCGTGATCCAGTGCCGCGCCGATTTCGCGCGCATGGATGCGCTGCTGGCCTATCTCACCGAGAACTGCTGTGCCGGCAGCGGCGCTTGCGCGCCCGTGCCCGGCTGCAAGACCCCTCCATCACCAGGAGCCCAGGCCCATGCAACGCTTACACGTGCACGTCAACGTCGCTGA
- a CDS encoding GMC family oxidoreductase — protein sequence MTYDHIIVGAGSAGCVLANRLSADPTQRVLLIEAGVRDWHPYIHMPAGLAKLVKLTRYNWNYSTEPEAQLQGRRLWWPRGKVLGGSSSINAMCYVRGRPLDYARWARLSGDPGWDWPAVLPYFKRAEDNSRGADAWHGVGGPLGVSDLRHVSPLSQCLIAAAVSAGLSHNTDFNGATQEGFGLYQVTQRNGARCSAASAYLDPARGRPNLHVLTRALATRVLLNGPRAVGIEVLRHGRRSRIDGGAVTLCGGALNSPQLLLLSGIGPAAALRAHGIAVLQDLPGVGTNLQDHLDICTLVECSSRDSYDRVNDLAVALRFLFTRHGIGTSNLAEAGGFARSRYATTTECDLQFHFVPALLDNHGRTRLRGRGYTLHACALHPRSRGWLALASANPSAPIRIHANYLSDSEGHDLRMLLEGVRMAREIFAQTPFAAVRGREIYPGADARDSAALTEFIRRKAETIYHPVGTCRMGQDDAAVVDAALRVRGIEALRVVDASVIPELPSGNTNAPTLMLAERAADLLRGRPPRF from the coding sequence ATGACCTACGACCACATCATCGTCGGCGCCGGCTCGGCGGGCTGCGTGCTGGCCAACCGGCTCAGCGCCGATCCGACGCAACGCGTGCTGCTGATCGAGGCCGGCGTGCGTGACTGGCATCCCTACATCCATATGCCGGCGGGGCTGGCCAAACTGGTCAAGCTCACACGCTACAACTGGAACTACAGCACCGAGCCCGAGGCGCAATTGCAGGGGCGTCGCCTGTGGTGGCCACGCGGCAAGGTGTTGGGCGGCTCCAGCTCAATCAACGCGATGTGCTACGTGCGCGGGCGTCCGCTCGACTACGCGCGCTGGGCCAGGCTCAGCGGCGACCCCGGCTGGGACTGGCCCGCCGTGTTGCCCTATTTCAAGCGCGCCGAGGACAACAGCCGCGGCGCCGATGCCTGGCACGGCGTCGGCGGCCCGCTGGGTGTCAGCGATCTGCGCCACGTCAGTCCGCTCAGCCAATGCCTGATCGCGGCCGCGGTCAGCGCGGGCCTGTCGCACAACACCGATTTCAACGGCGCCACGCAGGAAGGCTTCGGGCTGTACCAGGTCACCCAGCGCAACGGTGCGCGCTGCTCGGCGGCCAGTGCCTATCTCGATCCTGCGCGCGGGCGGCCGAATCTGCATGTGCTCACCCGCGCGTTGGCCACGCGCGTGCTGCTCAATGGCCCGCGCGCCGTGGGCATCGAAGTGCTGCGCCACGGCCGGCGCTCGCGCATCGACGGTGGCGCAGTGACACTCTGCGGCGGCGCACTCAACTCGCCGCAACTGCTGCTGCTGTCCGGCATCGGCCCGGCTGCCGCGCTGCGCGCGCACGGCATCGCCGTGCTGCAGGATCTGCCCGGTGTCGGCACTAACCTGCAGGATCATCTGGACATCTGCACCCTGGTGGAATGCAGCAGTCGCGACAGCTACGACCGCGTCAACGACCTGGCCGTGGCGCTGCGCTTCCTGTTCACCCGGCACGGCATCGGCACCTCCAACCTCGCCGAGGCCGGCGGCTTCGCGCGCAGCCGCTACGCCACCACCACCGAATGCGATCTGCAATTCCATTTCGTGCCGGCGCTGCTTGACAACCACGGTCGCACGCGGCTGCGCGGACGCGGCTATACCCTGCATGCATGCGCTCTGCACCCGCGCAGCCGCGGCTGGCTGGCGCTGGCCTCCGCCAATCCATCCGCACCCATCCGCATCCACGCCAATTACCTGTCGGACAGCGAGGGCCATGATCTGCGCATGCTGCTGGAAGGCGTGCGCATGGCCCGCGAGATTTTCGCCCAGACACCATTCGCCGCCGTTCGCGGTCGCGAGATTTACCCCGGCGCGGATGCGCGGGACAGCGCTGCGCTGACCGAATTCATCCGGCGCAAGGCCGAAACGATCTACCACCCGGTCGGTACCTGTCGCATGGGCCAGGACGACGCAGCCGTGGTCGATGCGGCGCTGCGCGTGCGCGGCATCGAAGCGCTGCGCGTGGTCGATGCCTCGGTGATACCCGAACTGCCCAGCGGCAACACCAACGCACCGACGCTCATGCTCGCCGAGCGCGCCGCCGATCTGCTGCGGGGACGTCCGCCACGGTTCTAG
- a CDS encoding M48 family metallopeptidase translates to MDFFAHQADARRHSRRMVVLFALAVLTIVAAVDALIFVVFGLASSKPDGGVQVPLQTLLLVSIAVIAVITLASMYRSASLRSGGGAVARGLHATPVPPDTNNPAWRRLRNVIEEVAIAAGVPVPEVYVLEQEPGINAFAAGYGPSDAAICVTQGSLETLNRDELQGVIAHEYSHVLNGDMRLNIRLMGVVFGIVVLSVIGRQLLNAAFWTGGSIGGGRGRRDNGNALWAIGLGLLVIGGIGVFFARLIKASVARSRETLADASAVQFTRQTTGIAGALKKIGALEAGSQLTQVHGEEVSHMLFGEGHNWSALFATHPPLEQRIRALEPGFDVAEFEQIAKRWQSLVRSPHGDDPRASATGLMPREILMATVTGAAVMSSGVQALPHADTRSPIAAAAVAAQVGQADHADFAAAAQVRNDVPAELTAAARSPQQALALVLALALAMEGAARAQQAQLIAQAFAAPVAEQVGALAPSVAQLHPLARLPLAAMAFPALRRQPRAEIENLVATLSRMAHADGEVALDEYCLATLVRVQALDALDPARGFVAGSCKLIDCKGQALLVLALLAEFGHDDAESAARAFQLGVQEMLPDLDARYAPPGDWQAQLDTALAQLDRLAPAGKELLVRALTRALREDGQVRVAEAELLRVVCAALHCPLPLVLGDTPRA, encoded by the coding sequence GTGGATTTCTTTGCCCATCAGGCTGATGCGCGGCGCCACTCGCGGCGCATGGTGGTGTTGTTCGCGCTGGCGGTACTGACCATCGTTGCGGCGGTCGACGCGCTGATTTTCGTGGTGTTCGGCCTGGCATCCAGCAAGCCGGATGGCGGCGTGCAAGTGCCGCTGCAGACACTGCTCCTGGTCAGCATCGCCGTGATCGCCGTCATCACATTGGCGTCGATGTATCGCAGCGCATCGTTGCGCAGTGGTGGCGGTGCGGTGGCGCGCGGGTTGCACGCCACACCGGTGCCGCCGGATACCAACAATCCGGCCTGGCGGCGACTGCGCAACGTGATCGAGGAGGTCGCGATCGCCGCGGGCGTGCCGGTGCCGGAGGTCTACGTGCTCGAACAGGAGCCTGGCATCAATGCCTTCGCCGCCGGCTACGGCCCGAGCGATGCCGCGATCTGCGTTACCCAGGGCAGTCTGGAAACGCTCAACCGGGATGAACTGCAGGGTGTGATCGCGCACGAATACAGTCACGTGCTCAACGGCGACATGCGCCTCAACATCCGCCTGATGGGCGTGGTGTTCGGTATCGTCGTGCTCAGCGTGATCGGACGTCAGTTGCTCAACGCCGCGTTCTGGACTGGCGGCTCCATTGGCGGCGGCCGCGGTCGCCGCGACAACGGCAACGCGCTGTGGGCGATCGGGCTGGGACTGCTGGTGATCGGCGGCATCGGCGTGTTTTTCGCGCGCTTGATCAAGGCTTCGGTGGCACGTTCGCGTGAAACACTGGCCGATGCCTCGGCGGTGCAGTTCACACGCCAGACCACGGGCATAGCCGGCGCGCTGAAAAAAATTGGCGCGCTGGAAGCCGGCTCACAGCTCACCCAGGTGCATGGCGAGGAGGTCTCGCACATGCTGTTCGGCGAAGGCCACAACTGGAGCGCGCTGTTCGCCACGCATCCGCCGCTGGAGCAGCGCATCCGCGCGCTGGAACCGGGTTTCGACGTGGCCGAGTTCGAGCAGATCGCCAAGCGCTGGCAAAGCCTGGTGCGCAGCCCGCACGGTGACGATCCACGCGCCAGCGCTACCGGCTTGATGCCGCGCGAAATCCTGATGGCGACGGTCACGGGTGCGGCGGTGATGTCCAGCGGTGTGCAGGCATTGCCGCACGCTGATACGCGCAGCCCCATCGCCGCTGCCGCGGTGGCCGCGCAGGTGGGTCAGGCCGACCACGCGGACTTTGCCGCCGCCGCGCAAGTGCGCAACGACGTGCCTGCCGAACTGACCGCCGCAGCGCGTTCACCGCAGCAGGCACTGGCCCTGGTGCTGGCCTTGGCGCTGGCTATGGAAGGCGCGGCACGCGCGCAACAGGCGCAATTGATCGCGCAGGCCTTCGCCGCGCCGGTGGCCGAACAAGTCGGTGCGCTGGCGCCGAGCGTGGCACAGCTGCATCCGCTGGCGCGCCTGCCGCTGGCGGCCATGGCGTTCCCGGCGCTGCGCCGCCAGCCACGCGCCGAGATCGAGAATCTGGTGGCGACGCTGAGTCGGATGGCACACGCCGATGGCGAGGTGGCGCTGGACGAATACTGCCTGGCCACCCTGGTGCGCGTGCAGGCGCTGGATGCGCTGGACCCGGCGCGCGGCTTCGTCGCTGGCAGTTGCAAGCTGATCGATTGCAAGGGGCAGGCGCTGCTGGTGCTGGCGCTGCTGGCCGAATTCGGCCACGACGATGCCGAAAGCGCCGCACGCGCGTTCCAACTGGGCGTGCAGGAAATGCTGCCGGATCTTGATGCGCGTTATGCGCCGCCGGGTGACTGGCAGGCGCAGCTCGATACCGCGTTGGCGCAGCTCGACCGGCTCGCGCCGGCTGGCAAGGAACTGCTGGTGCGCGCGCTCACCCGCGCACTACGCGAGGATGGCCAGGTGCGCGTGGCCGAGGCCGAATTGCTACGGGTCGTGTGCGCGGCACTGCATTGTCCGCTGCCGCTGGTGTTGGGCGATACGCCGCGCGCCTAG
- the mtgA gene encoding monofunctional biosynthetic peptidoglycan transglycosylase, which yields MSKSVKSRRRFWHYLLRAVLAWFIVTELLVLSLRWVPPVTSAVMIERWIDARLHGDRRYHIDYHWVPWREVSPWAPLAMVAGEDQTFPSNWGFDFGEIKDAIVAADHGARLRGASTITQQTAKNLFLWDGRSYVRKAIEAYFTVLLTLNLPKQRILTIYMNIAELGNGVFGVDAASHVNFGKPPARLTPREAALLAATLPNPHIFHANRPSPYVLRRAAWIEQQMRQLGGPMYLPR from the coding sequence ATGTCCAAATCCGTCAAATCCCGCCGCCGCTTCTGGCACTACCTGCTGCGCGCTGTGCTGGCGTGGTTCATCGTCACTGAGCTGCTGGTATTGAGCCTGCGCTGGGTTCCGCCCGTGACCAGCGCGGTCATGATCGAGCGCTGGATCGACGCGCGCCTGCATGGCGACCGCCGCTACCACATCGACTACCACTGGGTGCCATGGCGCGAGGTGTCCCCGTGGGCACCCCTGGCCATGGTGGCAGGCGAGGACCAGACCTTCCCCAGCAACTGGGGCTTCGACTTCGGTGAGATCAAGGACGCTATCGTTGCCGCCGACCACGGCGCGCGCCTACGCGGGGCCAGCACCATCACCCAGCAAACCGCCAAGAACCTGTTCCTGTGGGACGGACGCAGTTACGTGCGCAAGGCCATCGAGGCCTACTTCACCGTGCTGCTCACACTCAATCTGCCCAAGCAGCGCATCCTCACCATCTACATGAACATCGCCGAGCTGGGCAACGGCGTGTTCGGCGTGGACGCCGCCAGCCACGTCAATTTTGGCAAACCGCCAGCGCGTCTCACGCCGCGCGAAGCCGCGCTGCTGGCCGCAACCTTGCCCAACCCGCATATTTTCCACGCCAACAGGCCCTCGCCCTACGTGCTGCGCCGCGCGGCGTGGATCGAGCAGCAGATGCGCCAGCTGGGCGGGCCCATGTACCTGCCCAGGTAG